Below is a window of Virgibacillus sp. NKC19-3 DNA.
GTACCAAATTTACATAAACGGATGTATTATCATGGGAAGGGAGATAACAATGCAACCAAAAACAGCCATTATCATAGGAGCCGGAGACCGTGGTGCAAGAGGATATGGGCCTTATGCTTTAGATCATCCGAATGAGTTAAAAATAGTTGCAGTCGCTGAACCTAATAACTACAGGAGAAATAAAGTGTGTGAATCGCATTTTATCTCACAAGAAAACGCCTATATATCGTGGGATAGTTTATTAGATGAGAAAAAAATAGCTGATATAGCAATTATTTGTACGATGGATCAAGAACATTTTGAGCCAACTATGAAGGCATTAGAATTAGGATATCATGTACTACTGGAGAAGCCAATGTCTTCGGATCCGTTAGAGTGTATAGAAATGGAACGGACTGCTAAACAATATGATCGGCAGCTTAGGATTTGTCACGTACTCCGGTACACTGAATTTTGGTCAAAAATAAAGGAAATCGTTGATAAAGGAACCATTGGAGATGTTGCTTCTGTACAATTGAATGAAAATGTAGAGATCATGCATATGTCACATAGTTTTGTCAGAGGTAATTGGAAAAATAAAGAGACGTCTAGCCCAATGATCTTGCAAAAATCATGTCACGATATGGACATAATCAGTTACATTGTGGATAAAAAATGTGAGCGTGTCAGTTCCTATGGCTCCCTTATGCACTTTAAAGAAGAAAATGCTCCTAAGGGTGCACCTGAGAGGTGTTTAGATGGATGTCCAGCTGAGTTGAAATGTCCTTTTCACGCAGGTCGTTATTACTTAGGTGAAGGGAGGTCATGGGCTAGAAAATTTACGGAAGATGATTCTAACGAAGGAATTATTAAAGCATTACATCAAACGGATTATGGGAAATGTGTTTATCAATCTAATAATAACGTGGTTGATCATCAAGTTGTTAATATGGAATTTGAAAATGGCGCTACAGCAACTTTTAGTATGTCAGGTTTTACTCGGGAACAAACAAGAATCGTTCAAATCATGGGGACGAAAGGTGAAATAAGAGGAAATATGGCGGAAAACAGT
It encodes the following:
- a CDS encoding Gfo/Idh/MocA family protein, which translates into the protein MQPKTAIIIGAGDRGARGYGPYALDHPNELKIVAVAEPNNYRRNKVCESHFISQENAYISWDSLLDEKKIADIAIICTMDQEHFEPTMKALELGYHVLLEKPMSSDPLECIEMERTAKQYDRQLRICHVLRYTEFWSKIKEIVDKGTIGDVASVQLNENVEIMHMSHSFVRGNWKNKETSSPMILQKSCHDMDIISYIVDKKCERVSSYGSLMHFKEENAPKGAPERCLDGCPAELKCPFHAGRYYLGEGRSWARKFTEDDSNEGIIKALHQTDYGKCVYQSNNNVVDHQVVNMEFENGATATFSMSGFTREQTRIVQIMGTKGEIRGNMAENSISIFDFLTRHETVINFANPVGGHGGGDMEIVRSFLLDIDNEQYESKSSASSSLSSHLMAFAAEESRLTRGQSINLDEYRRSYMKESIK